A single window of Paenibacillus sp. FSL H8-0537 DNA harbors:
- a CDS encoding TIGR01212 family radical SAM protein (This family includes YhcC from E. coli K-12, an uncharacterized radical SAM protein.): MNSLKATALEPTNDPLLWGDKRFHTWNYEMREQFGGKVFKVMLDAGFTCPNRDGSIAKGGCTFCSARGSGDFAGSRRDDLVTQFNNIRDRQHQKWPDAQYIGYFQAYTNTYAPVEELREYYEVILQQPGVVGLSIATRPDCLPDDVVDYLAELNERTYLWVEMGLQTVHESTSELINRAHDTACYIDAVKRLRARGIRVCAHIIYGLPQETHEMMLDTGRAVAAMDVQGIKIHLLHLMRKTPMVRQYEAGLLRFLEKDEYVKLIGDTLEFLPPEMIVHRLTGDAPRDLLIGPMWSLKKWEVLNAIDDELRQRGTWQGKLWVNS; the protein is encoded by the coding sequence ATGAATTCATTAAAAGCAACAGCATTAGAACCGACCAATGACCCCCTGCTATGGGGCGATAAAAGATTTCATACATGGAACTACGAGATGCGCGAGCAATTCGGCGGCAAAGTATTCAAGGTCATGCTCGATGCCGGCTTTACTTGCCCTAATCGTGATGGCTCCATTGCCAAGGGCGGCTGCACCTTCTGCAGCGCGCGCGGATCAGGCGACTTCGCCGGGAGCCGGCGGGATGATCTCGTTACCCAGTTCAACAATATCCGTGACCGCCAGCATCAAAAATGGCCGGATGCCCAGTATATCGGCTACTTCCAGGCCTACACGAACACTTACGCGCCCGTAGAAGAGCTTCGCGAATATTATGAAGTGATTTTGCAGCAGCCTGGCGTTGTCGGCCTGTCGATTGCCACTCGCCCCGACTGTCTGCCGGACGATGTCGTCGATTATTTGGCAGAGCTCAATGAGCGCACCTACCTCTGGGTTGAAATGGGACTCCAGACGGTGCATGAATCGACCTCGGAGCTGATTAACCGGGCGCATGATACCGCCTGCTATATTGATGCTGTAAAGCGACTGCGTGCACGCGGCATCCGCGTCTGCGCCCATATTATTTACGGGCTGCCGCAGGAAACGCATGAAATGATGCTCGATACCGGGCGCGCCGTTGCTGCCATGGATGTGCAGGGCATCAAAATCCATCTGCTGCATCTGATGCGCAAGACGCCAATGGTCCGCCAATATGAGGCTGGACTGCTGCGCTTTCTGGAGAAGGACGAATACGTCAAGCTAATTGGCGACACGCTGGAGTTTTTGCCGCCAGAGATGATCGTCCACCGTCTGACCGGCGATGCCCCTCGCGACCTGCTCATCGGCCCGATGTGGAGCCTCAAGAAATGGGAAGTGCTCAATGCGATCGATGACGAGCTACGTCAGCGCGGCACTTGGCAAGGAAAGCTGTGGGTGAACAGCTAG